The following proteins are encoded in a genomic region of Odontesthes bonariensis isolate fOdoBon6 chromosome 19, fOdoBon6.hap1, whole genome shotgun sequence:
- the pnp5a gene encoding purine nucleoside phosphorylase 5a encodes MFPEANKGYSYEDCKATADWLLAQTDVRPTVGIVCGSGLGGLADMLKDQVAFNYKDVPNFPQSTVHGHAGRLVFGTLKGRPCVCMQGRFHLYEGYPIQKITLPMRIFKLLGVETVMLTNAAGGLNQDFKVGDVMIIRDHLNMPGFAGNNPLVGPNDERFGVRFPCMSDAYNRDLQQLAMDVGQELGYGDFLKEGVYCVLGGPSFETIAECRMLHKLGADAVGMSTAHEVIVARHCGMRCFALSLITNQVVMDYDSEEKANHEEVLHAAKQRAEQLELLVSTMVTRIEHNNNIYA; translated from the exons ATGTTTCCAGAGGCTAACAAAGG CTACAGCTATGAGGACTGCAAGGCCACTGCCGACTGGCTGCTGGCCCAGACGGACGTCCGGCCCACTGTGGGCATCGTGTGCGGCTCAGGGCTCGGAGGCCTGGCTGACATGTTGAAGGACCAGGTGGCCTTCAACTACAAGGACGTCCCAAACTTTCCCCAGAGCACCG TGCACGGACACGCTGGGCGGCTGGTGTTCGGCACCCTGAAGGGGAGGCCGTGTGTTTGCATGCAGGGGCGCTTCCATCTCTACGAGGGCTACCCCATCCAGAAG ATCACACTGCCCATGCGCATCTTCAAGCTGCTCGGAGTAGAGACGGTGATGCTGACCAATGCAGCTGGAGGCTTGAACCAGGACTTCAAGGTGGGGGACGTCATGATTATCAGAGACCACCTCAACATGCCCGGCTTCGCCGGCAACAATCCGCTGGTTGGACCCAACGATGAAAG GTTCGGCGTGCGTTTCCCCTGCATGTCCGACGCGTATAACAGAGACCTGCAGCAGCTGGCCATGGACGTGGGGCAGGAGCTCGGCTACGGGGACTTCCTGAAGGAGGGCGTCTACTGCGTGCTGGGCGGGCCGTCGTTCGAGACCATCGCCGAGTGCCGCATGTTGCACAAACTGGGCGCCGACGCCGTTG GCATGAGCACAGCCCACGAGGTAATCGTCGCCCGTCACTGCGGCATGCGCTGCTTCGCCCTCTCGTTGATCACCAACCAGGTGGTGATGGACTACGACAGCGAGGAGAAGGCCAACCACGAGGAGGTCCTGCACGCGGCCAAGCAGCGGGCCGAGCAGCTGGAACTGCTGGTCTCCACCATGGTGACCAGAATCGAGCACAACAACAACATCTACGCTTAG